From Methanocella paludicola SANAE, a single genomic window includes:
- a CDS encoding TIGR00288 family NYN domain-containing protein has protein sequence MAPIKNTLSSPIKNAFNLDKIPFFRERKKDRRNIALLVDGPNMLRKEFQIDLEVVRDILKRYGDIKVGKVFLNQYASDKLVEAIENQGFEPIIGSGDVDVRLAVDAVELVFSPTIDTIAIVTRDADFKPVLAKANSHGKETIVFGAEPGLSIALKNVADFVIVFDGNEWHEVTKSHDREIDTTEPVQQ, from the coding sequence ATGGCACCTATAAAGAACACGTTATCATCGCCTATCAAGAACGCGTTTAACCTGGATAAGATCCCCTTTTTTAGAGAGAGAAAAAAGGACAGGAGGAACATTGCCCTGCTGGTCGACGGCCCGAACATGCTACGCAAGGAGTTCCAGATCGACCTGGAGGTGGTCAGGGACATCCTCAAGCGCTACGGGGACATCAAGGTCGGCAAGGTGTTCCTGAACCAGTACGCCTCCGATAAGCTGGTCGAGGCCATCGAGAACCAGGGCTTCGAGCCCATAATCGGCTCGGGCGACGTGGACGTCCGCCTGGCCGTGGACGCCGTGGAGCTCGTGTTCAGCCCGACCATCGACACCATAGCGATCGTTACGAGGGACGCCGATTTCAAGCCGGTGCTGGCGAAGGCGAACTCCCACGGCAAGGAGACCATCGTCTTCGGCGCCGAGCCCGGCCTGTCCATCGCCCTCAAGAACGTCGCCGACTTCGTCATCGTGTTCGACGGGAACGAGTGGCACGAGGTCACCAAGTCCCACGACCGCGAGATCGATACGACAGAGCCCGTGCAGCAATGA
- a CDS encoding ABC transporter permease: MGYIIDGIVQALLLIISLNPEIVEIASLSLKVSGVATLIAAAIGIPLGAFITLTEFPFKGLVKNVIFTLMGLPPVVAGLLVFLVLSRAGPLGQFGVLFTPTAMVIAQVLLILPIVTGLTITATKAVDRSVVDTAMSLGADRLHTAVIVLNEASQAIVVAVLSGFGRAIAEVGAVMIVGGDIQWSTRVLTTSIVLETRKANFSQAIALGIILLLLSFTVNMVLNIIQGEKK; this comes from the coding sequence TTGGGATATATCATCGACGGCATCGTCCAGGCTTTACTTCTTATCATCAGCCTCAACCCGGAGATCGTGGAAATCGCTTCCCTTTCGCTGAAGGTATCGGGCGTGGCCACGCTGATCGCGGCCGCCATCGGGATACCGCTGGGCGCCTTCATCACGCTCACCGAGTTCCCTTTTAAGGGCCTGGTAAAGAACGTCATCTTCACCTTAATGGGACTCCCGCCCGTCGTGGCCGGGCTGCTCGTTTTCCTGGTGCTGTCCAGGGCAGGGCCCCTTGGGCAGTTCGGCGTGCTTTTTACGCCCACCGCCATGGTCATCGCCCAGGTCCTGCTGATATTGCCCATCGTCACCGGCCTGACGATCACGGCCACAAAGGCCGTGGACAGGTCGGTCGTCGACACGGCCATGTCCCTTGGTGCCGACCGGCTTCATACAGCCGTCATCGTGCTCAACGAGGCCAGCCAGGCCATAGTCGTCGCGGTACTGTCGGGGTTCGGGAGGGCCATCGCCGAGGTGGGCGCCGTCATGATCGTGGGGGGCGACATCCAGTGGAGCACCAGGGTGCTCACCACTTCCATCGTACTGGAGACGAGGAAGGCAAACTTCAGCCAGGCAATAGCGCTTGGCATCATACTGCTGCTTTTATCGTTCACCGTCAACATGGTGCTGAACATCATCCAGGGTGAGAAAAAATGA
- a CDS encoding cytochrome c biogenesis protein, whose amino-acid sequence MPAKYGHAFSRRRYYRKFLLAAALMALLLLVPAMGLCASCETVRVTYVYSPLCTICEHSGPSIRAAVNDSMSAGIDVRYEEHMFSSREGRADMERYGLSSVPAVIVNGRAIRPGDFDGDTKKLESLLRRAISDACHYKTPVTLERKIVKVAEKDTVSVVTIIANSGTEPVYATIRGGTCEGVSVVEGETSWEGTVMPGERQYLAYEADISRNVRSLPPQALTYSDSLGEHSVSCPETPVFILKKLSVAAVFIAGLVAGFNPCLLAVMAFVSAMALSMKGRRLDIIFNLLAFSAGLLCIYLLMGIGFLRLIESVPSLTSALKTAIIVLLAGLAGFAFYEAWQVKKDPDRASLFKSFVDRYKPLYKKYCLPASFGLGGAFGLIKMPCVGGIYVGILGAIAGSGEAGRGLLLLVAYNFGVVLPVLALGALLVLGMSPEKVDRLRKKHRYALKLATGLILATMAAGFMLNVI is encoded by the coding sequence ATGCCCGCGAAATATGGCCACGCCTTCAGCCGTCGCCGTTATTACCGTAAATTCTTGCTGGCGGCGGCCCTGATGGCGCTTCTACTGCTGGTGCCCGCTATGGGCTTATGCGCTTCCTGTGAAACGGTCAGGGTCACGTACGTCTACAGCCCGCTGTGCACCATCTGCGAGCATTCCGGGCCGTCGATACGGGCGGCGGTGAACGATTCCATGAGCGCGGGCATCGACGTCCGGTACGAGGAGCACATGTTCAGCTCTAGGGAGGGCAGGGCCGATATGGAGCGATATGGCCTCAGCTCTGTGCCGGCGGTCATCGTCAATGGCAGGGCCATCAGGCCCGGGGACTTCGACGGCGACACGAAAAAGCTCGAAAGCCTCCTGAGGCGGGCCATCTCGGACGCCTGCCACTATAAAACTCCTGTGACGCTGGAGCGAAAGATCGTGAAAGTCGCCGAGAAGGACACCGTGAGCGTCGTTACCATCATCGCGAATTCGGGCACGGAGCCCGTGTATGCGACGATACGCGGGGGGACCTGTGAGGGGGTCAGCGTTGTAGAAGGAGAGACATCATGGGAAGGTACGGTCATGCCGGGAGAGAGGCAGTACCTGGCTTATGAGGCCGACATCTCGCGCAATGTAAGGTCGCTCCCGCCCCAGGCCCTGACATACAGCGACTCCCTGGGAGAGCACAGCGTATCCTGCCCTGAAACGCCGGTGTTCATACTGAAGAAGCTGTCGGTCGCGGCAGTGTTCATCGCGGGGCTCGTCGCCGGGTTCAACCCCTGCCTGCTGGCCGTCATGGCCTTCGTGTCCGCCATGGCGCTATCGATGAAGGGGCGGCGGCTGGACATCATCTTTAACCTGCTCGCCTTCTCGGCCGGGCTGCTATGCATCTACCTGCTAATGGGGATAGGGTTCCTTAGGCTCATCGAGAGCGTGCCATCCCTGACTTCAGCCCTCAAGACGGCCATCATCGTACTCCTCGCCGGGCTTGCCGGGTTCGCCTTTTACGAGGCCTGGCAGGTAAAGAAGGACCCGGACAGGGCCTCGCTGTTCAAGTCGTTCGTGGACAGGTATAAGCCCCTGTATAAGAAGTACTGCCTGCCCGCCAGCTTCGGGCTGGGCGGGGCGTTCGGCCTCATCAAGATGCCGTGCGTCGGCGGGATATACGTCGGCATCCTTGGGGCCATCGCGGGGTCGGGAGAGGCGGGGAGAGGCCTTTTATTACTGGTGGCCTATAATTTCGGCGTGGTACTCCCGGTGCTGGCGCTCGGAGCGCTGCTCGTCCTGGGCATGAGCCCTGAAAAGGTCGACAGGCTGCGAAAAAAGCACCGGTATGCGCTCAAGCTGGCCACGGGCCTGATCCTGGCCACCATGGCCGCGGGCTTCATGCTCAACGTCATCTGA
- a CDS encoding cation-translocating P-type ATPase: protein MGVEKEITGLTEAEARERLARYGPNRIARPREVSFLGIAAEEIREPMILLLLFVGVVYSFWGNLTDALTIFVVIVLLVLAEVWNEYRAKKAIASLSKIAAPRARVIRGGQVEEIKTDDVVPGDVLVLGQGTRVAADARLLVSYSVQADESALTGESFPEYKKAGDEVFAGTVVVSGEGKAEALATGKDTRLGRLSATAREIKQPKTPLQNAMKSLAKSLVVVALFFSITIPLLGYLRGQPLREMVLTGLALAFAVIPEELPIIITMVLGLGAYQLSKENFLVKKLKAAEVLGDATVILTDKTGTITENKMSVVEVFPPGGKVLDAALESMTDVSLSPTDRAIADSAREAGSVAKGEVVRERSFDPERKTRSLLRRMPGGLCLILTGAPEQVLKSSSAPRPDIEQAVAAETSKGRRVVAVATKQVPESEQGLPFEELENGMDVAGIVGIEDPPRPGVRQTVEKAREAGIRTIMVTGDHPKTAAYVAGEVSIPNERVVTGAELSRMPDGELRKTVEDVSVFARATPEDKYRLVKALRENGDVVAVTGDGINDTLALKGADIGISMGIKGTDVAREAADVVLADDNYVTISHGIFQGRKFFDNLKKGLKYYLSVKTALVLVFLVPVLLSMPLPLAPIQIILLELFMDLAASAGFVAEPAERSIFEPGQKRKLFDRSMIAGIALSGLSLFAAVFGSYYYALYRGYPLAEAQTFAFAAWLIGHVFLAFVSRSEREPLISLGPLTNRVMDVWAVVAFLFLLAIVFTPAGALIKAVSLAPSQVLLVAVFAFVAIFWQEGVKMLRYGPAGTPAIKRSKPAASHDKR, encoded by the coding sequence ATGGGCGTGGAGAAGGAGATTACTGGCCTGACGGAGGCCGAGGCGCGGGAGCGCCTGGCGAGGTACGGCCCGAACCGTATCGCGAGGCCGCGGGAGGTGAGCTTCCTGGGCATCGCCGCCGAGGAAATAAGGGAGCCCATGATCCTGCTCCTGTTGTTCGTGGGCGTCGTCTACTCGTTCTGGGGCAATCTAACGGACGCGCTCACCATATTCGTCGTCATCGTTTTGCTGGTGCTCGCTGAGGTGTGGAACGAGTACCGGGCCAAGAAGGCCATTGCTTCGCTATCGAAGATCGCGGCGCCCCGGGCGAGGGTGATACGCGGCGGGCAGGTCGAGGAAATAAAGACCGATGACGTGGTGCCTGGGGACGTGCTCGTGCTCGGCCAGGGCACGAGGGTGGCTGCGGATGCCAGGCTCCTGGTCTCGTATAGCGTGCAGGCGGATGAGTCGGCGCTCACCGGCGAGTCCTTCCCCGAATACAAGAAGGCGGGGGACGAGGTGTTCGCGGGGACCGTCGTTGTGTCGGGAGAGGGCAAGGCGGAGGCGCTGGCCACGGGGAAGGACACTCGCCTGGGCAGGCTCTCGGCCACGGCCCGGGAGATAAAGCAGCCGAAGACCCCGCTCCAGAACGCCATGAAATCCCTGGCGAAAAGCCTGGTGGTCGTGGCGCTGTTCTTCAGCATCACCATACCATTATTAGGCTACCTGAGAGGCCAGCCCCTGAGGGAGATGGTGCTGACCGGCCTGGCGCTGGCCTTTGCGGTCATACCCGAGGAGCTCCCGATCATCATTACCATGGTGCTGGGGCTGGGCGCGTACCAGCTCTCGAAGGAGAACTTTCTGGTCAAGAAGCTGAAGGCGGCCGAGGTGCTGGGCGACGCCACCGTGATCCTCACGGACAAGACGGGCACGATAACCGAGAATAAGATGAGCGTCGTGGAGGTGTTCCCTCCCGGGGGCAAAGTGCTGGATGCTGCCCTGGAGTCGATGACGGACGTCTCTCTGTCGCCCACGGACCGGGCCATCGCGGACAGTGCCCGGGAGGCGGGGTCCGTGGCAAAAGGCGAAGTCGTGAGGGAGCGGAGCTTCGACCCCGAGCGGAAGACGCGGTCGCTGCTGAGGCGCATGCCCGGCGGGCTATGCCTGATCCTCACGGGGGCGCCCGAGCAGGTCTTGAAAAGCTCATCGGCCCCAAGGCCCGACATCGAGCAGGCCGTCGCCGCCGAGACGTCGAAAGGGCGCCGGGTGGTGGCCGTGGCGACGAAGCAGGTCCCGGAGAGCGAGCAGGGCCTGCCGTTCGAAGAGCTGGAAAATGGCATGGACGTCGCGGGCATCGTGGGCATCGAGGACCCGCCCCGGCCGGGCGTCAGGCAGACGGTCGAGAAGGCCAGGGAGGCCGGGATACGCACCATCATGGTCACGGGGGACCACCCGAAGACCGCCGCCTACGTCGCGGGCGAGGTGAGCATACCGAACGAGCGCGTCGTGACCGGCGCAGAGCTGAGCAGGATGCCTGATGGCGAGCTGCGGAAGACAGTCGAGGACGTTTCGGTGTTCGCCAGGGCGACGCCCGAGGACAAGTACCGGCTGGTAAAGGCATTAAGGGAGAATGGAGATGTCGTCGCCGTCACGGGGGACGGCATCAACGATACGCTGGCCCTCAAGGGCGCCGACATCGGCATCTCCATGGGGATCAAGGGCACGGACGTGGCCCGGGAGGCGGCGGACGTGGTGCTCGCCGACGATAATTATGTCACGATAAGCCACGGCATATTCCAGGGGCGGAAGTTCTTCGATAACCTGAAGAAGGGGCTGAAGTACTATTTATCGGTCAAGACGGCCCTGGTGCTGGTATTCCTGGTGCCGGTGCTGCTGAGCATGCCACTGCCGCTGGCGCCCATCCAGATCATACTCCTGGAGCTGTTCATGGACCTGGCGGCGTCCGCCGGGTTCGTGGCCGAGCCGGCGGAGCGCTCCATATTCGAGCCGGGGCAGAAGAGAAAGCTTTTCGACCGGAGCATGATAGCGGGCATCGCCCTGTCCGGGCTGAGCCTGTTCGCCGCGGTCTTCGGCTCCTACTATTACGCGCTGTACCGGGGATACCCTCTGGCCGAGGCCCAGACCTTCGCCTTCGCGGCCTGGCTCATCGGGCACGTCTTCCTGGCGTTCGTGTCCCGCTCGGAGCGCGAGCCGCTCATATCGCTGGGCCCGCTCACGAACCGCGTGATGGACGTCTGGGCAGTAGTGGCATTTTTATTTTTACTTGCCATCGTCTTCACGCCCGCCGGGGCACTGATCAAGGCCGTGAGCCTCGCGCCGTCGCAGGTCCTGCTGGTCGCCGTGTTCGCCTTCGTCGCCATCTTCTGGCAGGAGGGCGTCAAGATGCTCAGGTACGGCCCGGCCGGAACGCCAGCGATAAAAAGGTCTAAGCCAGCGGCTTCCCACGATAAGCGATAG
- a CDS encoding ABC transporter ATP-binding protein produces MITARGISRSVNGRYILKSIDLEVKDGEVLAVVGPSGSGKTSLLRILNMLERDYQGSVLIGGRDIRDSGMAVRRSMAMVFQKPVVFSMSVYENVAYGLKLRKVPKAEIDARVKEVLALLDMSGKESEYARHLSGGESQRIAFARAYVVKPKLLFLDEPTANLDRQNVAIIEKAVRDINKRYGTTVVIVTHNMAQAKRLADRIAVVIDGELVETGTVKDILEKPADPRTKAFVSGDMVF; encoded by the coding sequence ATGATCACTGCCAGGGGCATCTCGAGGAGCGTGAACGGGCGGTATATATTAAAGAGCATCGACCTTGAGGTGAAGGACGGGGAGGTGCTGGCGGTCGTCGGCCCCAGCGGCTCCGGCAAGACCTCCCTGCTCCGCATCCTGAACATGCTCGAAAGGGACTACCAGGGCAGCGTCCTCATCGGCGGCCGTGATATCCGGGACAGCGGCATGGCCGTCAGGCGGTCCATGGCCATGGTGTTCCAGAAGCCCGTCGTGTTCTCCATGAGCGTCTACGAGAACGTCGCCTACGGCCTGAAACTACGGAAGGTCCCGAAGGCGGAGATCGACGCCCGCGTAAAAGAGGTCCTGGCCCTGCTGGACATGTCCGGCAAGGAAAGTGAATACGCCCGTCACCTCTCAGGCGGAGAGTCCCAGAGGATCGCGTTCGCCCGGGCCTATGTAGTCAAGCCAAAGCTGCTCTTTTTAGACGAGCCCACGGCGAACCTGGACCGGCAGAACGTGGCCATCATCGAGAAGGCGGTACGGGACATCAATAAGCGCTATGGTACCACGGTGGTCATCGTCACGCATAACATGGCCCAGGCGAAGCGCCTGGCGGACCGCATCGCCGTCGTCATCGACGGCGAGCTCGTAGAGACCGGCACCGTGAAGGACATCCTGGAGAAGCCCGCCGACCCGCGGACGAAGGCGTTCGTCAGTGGAGATATGGTATTTTAG
- a CDS encoding HisA/HisF-related TIM barrel protein: MRCILACDLKGGIVVKGVRGERSRYGPIALSSRVVDTSDPAGVIGKIKPKETYIADLDRIMGAGDHLAIIKTLTGMTRTMADTGVSSAADFDLACSVSHAVVIGTETAPLSVIEQRQGPKAIVSLDMKNGAMMCRDPAFNTTPMRALKLLDRFELGAVILLDVGRVGAGAGIDVPFVTSAASASRHGIIVGGGVRSVEDLELLEKCGASGAIVASAVHDGRIPLSMLRD, translated from the coding sequence ATGCGCTGCATACTGGCGTGTGACCTGAAGGGCGGCATCGTGGTTAAAGGGGTCAGAGGGGAGAGGTCCCGGTACGGGCCCATCGCGCTGTCGAGCCGGGTCGTCGACACGTCCGACCCCGCCGGGGTCATCGGTAAGATAAAGCCGAAGGAGACTTATATAGCTGACCTGGACCGGATCATGGGCGCCGGGGACCATCTTGCCATTATTAAAACGCTTACGGGCATGACCAGGACGATGGCCGACACGGGCGTGTCGAGCGCCGCCGACTTCGACCTGGCGTGCAGCGTGTCCCACGCCGTGGTCATCGGCACCGAGACGGCGCCCCTAAGCGTCATCGAGCAGCGCCAGGGGCCAAAGGCGATCGTCAGCCTGGACATGAAGAATGGGGCCATGATGTGCAGGGACCCGGCGTTTAACACCACGCCCATGCGGGCGCTGAAGCTTCTGGACCGGTTCGAGCTCGGCGCGGTCATCCTGCTCGACGTGGGCCGGGTGGGCGCCGGCGCGGGGATCGACGTGCCGTTCGTTACGTCGGCCGCGTCCGCCAGCAGGCACGGCATCATCGTCGGGGGCGGAGTGAGGAGCGTGGAGGACTTAGAGCTATTAGAGAAATGCGGCGCCTCCGGCGCCATCGTCGCGTCGGCCGTGCACGACGGCCGCATACCGCTGAGCATGCTGAGGGATTGA
- a CDS encoding 2-isopropylmalate synthase gives MVFYSVEIPNRNRAIDIFDTTLRDGEQTPGVSFTHEKKLEIARQLDKLGVNAIEAGFPISSAGEKDSVRDISRLGLNCTVCGLARVIKADIDACIDADVGMVHTFVSTSDIQREHTIKKSREEVVAMAIEAVEYVKRHGMPCLFSAMDATRTDVDYLVQVFKAAEDAGADALNIPDTVGVASPVAMRSLTAEVYRNVKIPIAVHCHNDFGLAVANSLAAVEAGAKQVQVTMNSLGERAGNADLSQVVMSLHSIYDLKTSINTKYLVETARVVERFSGIPISPTQPVVGANAFSHESGIHSHGVIAESKTFEPGIMTPEMVGHQRRLVLGKHTGKHAVKKILNDSGLEPTDQELNAILERVKALGDKGKKVTDVDLYAITEAVMGEVAHADRRIVLEELSVMTGNTVTPTATVRLTVDGKQYVGAMTGVGPVDAALRAVESLVDGEGNQMRLREFSMEAMTGGSDALAEVMVGVEDGKGRMVTARAAREDIVRASVEALVNAMNRLAATK, from the coding sequence ATCGTTTTTTACTCCGTAGAGATACCGAATAGGAATAGAGCAATAGACATTTTTGATACCACTCTCCGTGATGGGGAGCAAACGCCCGGCGTATCTTTTACGCACGAAAAGAAACTTGAGATCGCCCGCCAGCTGGATAAGCTCGGGGTAAACGCTATCGAGGCCGGCTTCCCGATATCTTCGGCCGGCGAGAAGGATTCTGTAAGGGATATTTCCCGGCTAGGCCTGAACTGTACCGTATGCGGCCTGGCCCGCGTGATCAAGGCGGACATCGACGCGTGTATCGACGCCGATGTGGGGATGGTTCACACCTTCGTGTCGACCTCGGACATCCAGCGGGAGCACACCATCAAGAAGTCCCGGGAGGAGGTCGTCGCCATGGCCATTGAGGCCGTGGAGTACGTGAAAAGGCACGGCATGCCCTGCCTGTTCTCGGCGATGGACGCCACCCGGACCGACGTGGACTACCTCGTGCAGGTCTTCAAGGCGGCCGAGGACGCGGGCGCCGACGCCCTGAACATTCCCGACACCGTCGGGGTGGCCTCGCCCGTAGCCATGCGGAGCCTGACGGCCGAGGTCTACCGGAACGTGAAGATACCCATCGCGGTGCACTGCCACAACGACTTCGGGCTGGCCGTGGCCAACAGCCTGGCCGCTGTGGAGGCCGGCGCGAAGCAGGTCCAGGTAACGATGAACAGCCTGGGCGAGAGGGCCGGTAACGCGGACCTCTCCCAGGTGGTCATGAGCCTGCATTCGATATACGACCTGAAGACCAGCATTAACACGAAGTACCTGGTCGAGACGGCCCGCGTAGTCGAGCGCTTCTCCGGCATACCGATCTCGCCGACACAGCCCGTGGTCGGGGCGAACGCCTTCTCCCATGAGTCGGGCATCCACAGCCACGGCGTCATCGCGGAGAGCAAGACCTTCGAGCCGGGCATCATGACCCCGGAGATGGTGGGCCACCAGAGAAGGCTGGTCCTTGGAAAGCACACGGGCAAGCACGCCGTCAAGAAGATCCTCAACGACTCCGGGCTGGAGCCGACCGACCAGGAGCTGAACGCCATCCTGGAGAGGGTCAAGGCCCTGGGCGATAAGGGCAAGAAGGTCACCGACGTGGACCTGTACGCCATCACCGAGGCCGTCATGGGGGAGGTCGCCCACGCCGACCGGCGCATCGTCCTGGAGGAGCTCTCGGTCATGACGGGCAACACCGTTACGCCCACGGCGACCGTGCGGCTCACCGTGGACGGGAAGCAGTACGTCGGCGCTATGACCGGCGTCGGCCCCGTGGACGCCGCCCTGAGGGCTGTGGAGAGCCTGGTGGACGGCGAGGGCAACCAGATGCGCCTCCGCGAGTTCAGCATGGAGGCCATGACCGGGGGCTCGGACGCGCTGGCGGAGGTCATGGTGGGCGTCGAGGACGGAAAGGGCCGCATGGTCACAGCCCGGGCCGCCCGGGAGGACATCGTCCGCGCCTCGGTGGAGGCGCTGGTGAACGCCATGAACCGCCTGGCCGCAACGAAGTAA
- a CDS encoding ArsR family transcriptional regulator has product MDMPYLLDILGNENRRNILTLLSYRPCYVTEISEELGVAPKAIIDHLKILESAGLVVSYHDEQGRKYYEIANNVRIEVSISPLMFEVNVSRVDTGPAEERTLRERYHVDSEAAGALRQMSEELQRLGRSAAELREAQKSVQATISEVTGMCIELINHVAADQIEAEILYLLVRGPTSYEELADKLNIPDVEMKGELARLMKKGLVTYNTGSWSIK; this is encoded by the coding sequence ATGGATATGCCATACCTGCTGGACATACTGGGCAACGAGAACCGCCGGAACATCCTGACGCTGCTCTCCTACCGGCCCTGCTATGTCACGGAGATCTCGGAAGAGCTGGGCGTCGCCCCGAAGGCCATCATCGACCACCTGAAGATACTCGAGTCGGCGGGCCTGGTGGTGAGCTACCACGACGAGCAGGGGCGCAAGTACTACGAGATCGCCAACAACGTGCGCATCGAGGTGTCCATCTCGCCGCTCATGTTCGAGGTGAACGTGAGCCGGGTGGATACGGGGCCCGCGGAGGAGAGAACGCTCAGGGAGCGGTATCACGTCGACAGCGAGGCGGCGGGGGCGCTCAGGCAGATGTCCGAGGAGCTTCAGCGGCTCGGGCGCTCTGCGGCCGAATTAAGGGAGGCCCAGAAGTCCGTGCAGGCGACGATATCCGAAGTTACCGGAATGTGTATCGAGCTCATCAATCATGTGGCGGCCGACCAGATAGAGGCCGAGATACTCTACCTTCTGGTCAGAGGCCCTACGAGCTACGAGGAACTTGCAGACAAGCTGAACATCCCCGACGTGGAGATGAAGGGCGAGCTGGCGAGGCTCATGAAAAAGGGCCTGGTGACATACAATACAGGATCATGGAGCATCAAATGA
- a CDS encoding matrixin family metalloprotease has product MPSLKDLWFIPAALLILLAAAFVGFPLYVHTTVGEVVGTYAPLYLYEYSPYSTIAVEVHYEPGAAPSDEALAGLQGMLEKYTGKQVEVKAYEDLPDDVVTERIDDSNIYSIGEGIISKYGRAHMGWLGGTIPIYILYVDADGPATNNGNDTVVGISYRADSFIILTPHIDNDELEESVLIHETGHLLGLEHDDDRTCVMTSVVMEKRSWLFGKGGPPTEFCADHQNELSDRRYDLFYNAGQLPFLSKIPYLH; this is encoded by the coding sequence ATGCCGTCCCTGAAAGACCTCTGGTTCATCCCGGCCGCGCTGCTCATACTTCTTGCAGCGGCTTTCGTTGGGTTTCCCCTGTATGTCCATACGACAGTGGGGGAGGTCGTGGGAACGTACGCGCCCTTATACTTATACGAGTATTCGCCGTACTCCACCATCGCCGTGGAGGTGCACTACGAGCCCGGCGCCGCGCCCTCGGACGAGGCCCTCGCGGGGCTGCAGGGGATGCTGGAGAAGTACACGGGCAAGCAAGTCGAAGTTAAGGCATACGAGGACCTGCCCGACGACGTCGTCACGGAGCGCATCGACGACAGCAACATATACTCCATCGGCGAAGGCATCATAAGCAAGTATGGCAGGGCTCACATGGGATGGCTGGGCGGGACCATACCGATCTATATCCTGTACGTCGACGCCGACGGCCCCGCCACGAATAACGGTAACGACACGGTCGTTGGCATCTCCTACCGGGCCGACTCGTTCATCATCCTCACCCCCCACATCGACAACGACGAGCTCGAGGAGTCCGTGCTAATACACGAGACGGGCCACCTCCTGGGGCTGGAGCACGACGACGACCGGACCTGCGTCATGACCTCCGTGGTGATGGAGAAGCGCTCATGGCTCTTTGGCAAGGGCGGCCCGCCCACGGAGTTCTGTGCAGACCACCAAAATGAGCTGAGCGACCGGAGATACGACCTGTTCTATAATGCCGGCCAATTACCGTTTTTATCTAAAATACCATATCTCCACTGA
- a CDS encoding DHH family phosphoesterase, with protein sequence MDEKAFYDELQKYENILFLCHKNADVDSFGSAYALARIFGGTVGVEDGLSTMAEMLSEKLKVAAVVRPDPSKYGITVVVDTSSLVQTGYPELKSCAVIDHHEPGDLSKLCRISLIRKASATAEIVYDIYEKSGQPVDADIAFALLLAMVTDTGHFRYAPPHSFEVAARMLERGGIQFSDVLDFLTQVPTDVSCRIATLKAASRMTLTREGDHLIVTSKVSSFGAQSAASLVAIGADVAFVGSELDREVRVSGRVKRGVSLDVAALLSDVGKRFGGSGGGHAAAAGLVVKGKASADTVLDACVAEAIKKLKPL encoded by the coding sequence ATGGACGAGAAGGCCTTTTATGACGAGCTTCAGAAGTACGAGAACATCCTTTTTTTATGCCATAAGAACGCGGACGTCGACTCCTTCGGCAGCGCGTACGCGCTCGCGCGCATCTTCGGGGGCACGGTGGGGGTCGAGGACGGCCTCAGCACCATGGCTGAGATGCTTTCGGAGAAATTGAAGGTCGCAGCGGTCGTCAGGCCGGACCCGTCTAAATACGGCATCACCGTGGTCGTCGATACCTCCAGCCTCGTCCAGACGGGCTACCCGGAGCTAAAAAGCTGCGCGGTCATCGACCACCACGAGCCCGGCGACCTGTCGAAGCTCTGCCGCATCTCGCTCATACGGAAGGCCTCGGCCACGGCCGAGATCGTGTACGATATTTACGAGAAGAGCGGGCAGCCGGTAGACGCGGACATCGCCTTCGCCCTGCTCCTGGCCATGGTCACCGACACCGGCCACTTCCGGTATGCGCCGCCCCACTCGTTCGAGGTCGCCGCCCGCATGCTCGAAAGGGGAGGCATCCAGTTCTCCGACGTGCTGGACTTCCTAACGCAGGTGCCCACCGACGTCTCCTGCCGCATCGCCACCCTGAAGGCGGCGTCCCGGATGACGCTCACCCGGGAAGGCGACCACCTCATCGTCACCTCAAAAGTCAGCTCGTTCGGCGCCCAGTCGGCCGCATCCCTCGTGGCCATAGGGGCGGACGTGGCCTTCGTGGGCTCCGAGCTCGACCGGGAGGTGCGCGTCTCGGGCCGGGTCAAGAGGGGCGTATCCCTGGACGTGGCCGCGCTCCTCAGCGACGTGGGAAAGAGGTTCGGGGGCAGCGGCGGCGGACACGCGGCGGCCGCCGGGCTGGTCGTTAAGGGAAAAGCCAGCGCGGATACGGTGCTCGACGCCTGTGTCGCCGAGGCTATCAAGAAACTTAAGCCCCTCTAA